DNA from Lagenorhynchus albirostris chromosome 15, mLagAlb1.1, whole genome shotgun sequence:
TCTCTGAAAAGTTGAAGTAGATTACTGCCtacttgttttgcttttgttttttttaacatctttattggagtataattgctttacaatgttggtgTTTTGCTTTTcgaaaaataaaaagtgtgtgGTTTATCGGTAAGTGTAGTTTGAAACACCGTCTCCAGATCTTGTCTTTCCTTTCAGTGAAGACGTGTAAAATCAGTCACTTTTAAGGCTCATTGTAGTTAGTAAGAAGCTCATTTGAAATGGATATCTTTGGTACAAGCATGTTGTTCAGATAAGTTGTGAAGAGAACAAATGTACATCACATTTTGAATCACCCAAGTACATGTGCTTTTTGACGAATATAAAGATGCTGCAAGTTCCATGATATTATTACCATCTCGATCCTAGATGACAAGCAAATGCTTATTAAGAGAGAATATTAGAGAGTGGCACATTAGGAGCaccttaaaaaaacattttattgtattGGGTGaccttttcaaaacagaaatcagaATCACTCTTGAGGAAAGTAATGGATAAAGATTGACTGGAGGGGCCAGTATTATTTATTACCTTATTAGAGAAGAATACATGTTTAATATTATGATATTTAAATCAGTAATGCTTTGGATCTTTTTGTAATTCCTATGAGAATTTGTAGTGCCTGTAAGTTCTTTTGCTCTTGTTACTTCTTTATGGCTTCACAGAAGTGGGGTCAGACAAAAGAATAAAtggtataataatattttttgctgtttgtttctgTAGAACATAAttgtaaaacacatttttatgaaTCAGTAATTCTTAGAAACAAAACTTACATGTGAGAGTGGACACTGATAAGTGGACAAGGTGACTGAAGAACGGCTCTGTAGCGCCCTGTAGGCTATTTTAACCTTCTGGGCGCCAGCTCTGCCGCATCACCTGTGTGCTGAAAACATACTGAAATCTGCACATGTTCAAAATGTAGACTGAGCCTCCCCAAATCATCTTTCAGCCAGCGTTTCAGAAAGTAGTCTTCCCTAGGTAAATTAAGTAAAGTTTAATTGTAAAGACTAATTGGATGGGTTATAAGAATGGTTTCATTTATATgcgtattttttaatgtttgattttttattCCTGTCGGCAGCCACCCATGGGAAACTGTTACAACAGCTGCAATGCAGAAATACCCAAACCCTATGAACCCAAGTGTGGTTGGAGTTGATGTATTGGACAGACACGTAGATCTCTCTGGAAAGTTGCACAGCCATAGACTTCTCAGCACAGAGTGGGGACTGCCTTCTATTGTGAAATCTGTaagtgtgtctttattcctgaagCAATGTGACTGCTGTAGAGAAGTTTTCAAAACCACATTATAATTTCAAATAGGTTGTGGGAGCCGATTCTGAATGTCATTTTTGCATCAGTTCAAATTGTATTATAATAAACTTGAGTTATGAGTGTATAATGAATTGGAAATATTATTACAGTCTTCATGAAGGCACCCGATAAAACCTCCTGAAGGAAGCCAGCTAATGCTCTGCAATCTAAAagttttattctgcttttcctACTTTGCCAGCAACTTAAGATGTGGAAGCAGTGGTCTGGTGCTGGTTGTTAGCTGACAGTTGCTGTGGTCAGTGGTGGCCGCGCCTGTTAAGTGAGGAGCATGGTCTCACTTTGCTGCTGCCGTGTTTGTTCCAAGATCTGTTGCTTCTACCTGTACGTTTGAAAGCAATTCTATGCCCTTTCAAGGGAGCAGGCTTTAGTGAGCCAGTTTAACCAGCAAGAAAGCGGGGCGCCAGTTTATCGTGGTGGGAGAGAACCCTGGTATAAGTGGGCCCGGTTGTCTGTAGAGATTCTTTTTCTAGAAAGTGGGCCACCTCAGAAAAGTAAAGTACACATTTTCCAACAATTTGCTTCCATTGCACACACCACTGCACTAGATGGTGCGGACGCAGAAATGAGCACGGCTGGGATTGGCTTggggtcggagcacagggagtgACCCTGGATGTGCTGTGTTATCTTCGTCGTGAGGTGGCTGGTTTTCTGTCTGGAGACCGGAGCCACTGCGTCCTCTCCCTTGGGCCGCGCTAGGAAAACACTGACAGACACTCCAAACCTCTCCTTTCTCTACATGCCCTGTTTCCCGAATGTTCAGGCTCACTGTTCCACCCTCAACCTCGGCAGCTGCCGAGTCCTGCCTTGTACTCCGTTCGCTCTCCGCGGGCTGGTTGCTAATCGCCTCTGCTTGTGTCTTGGGCGTCTCATCTCCTTCGTGGTGTATGAAGTCCTCTTACCATTAAACGGGCCTCCTTTCTGACCTTTGTTGCTTTCTCATGTTTTTTATGAAAACAGATTTTTGGTTcaaaatattaacacatttttaccttcaaataaaatattgatacacTTGTTAAGAAATCCTTCTTCCTCTGATTACTAATTCTGAATGTTTTACTTAGCTTATTGGTGCAGCAAGAACCAAAACATATGTGCAAGAACATTCTGTAGTGGATCCCGTAGAGAAAACAATGGAACTTAAATCTACTAATGTAAGTCTGGACtcccttttgttttaattttaaattatttggcttagtttttttctctcttttgtagtTGGTACACAAATGAATGTGTGCTCTTCAGCCTGGCTTAGGAAATCAGTACTGAGATGCTGCATCGTCTCTGCCTGTTTGCGCTTAGCCTCAGCGCTCTAATGAGCCTGCCTGTTATTTCTAGGAGACGGCACTCAGTAAAGTGCACTTGGCATCGTGTGCATGTTATTACTATTATGATgcttttgtcaaatttattatttttttaataaaaaggaagcAATGAATAGTGAAAACTTCTTTTTACACTAATATCAAAGTGGTTTACTTGCTGCTGTTTTGTATATTTAGCTAGCAAGGTTTTGGTTTGTGaattaattttggaaatatttttggtttccaagatgatttgactttttttttaattctatagatttcatttacaaatatggTTTCAGTAGATGAGAGACTTATATACAAACCACATCCTCGAGACCCAGAAAagtaagtgaaaaatattttaacaaacctATTTTAcagtgtgttttaattttttaatcaaatatttctttgaaaaatgaaaattaggtCATCCTGAAGCTGTGTAAATGTGTTTTGTTCCAGAACTGTTTTGACTCAAGAAGCCATAATTACCGTGAAAGGGGTCAGTCTCGGCAGTTACCTCGAAGGCCTGATGGCAAGCACGATATCGTCAAATGCCAATAAAGTAAGTAAGGCTGCTCCCCGCttgctctttgttttgttttgttttctgttttttctttggggGGTGCAGCgcaggcttgcaggatctcagttccccacaccccctgcggtggaagcgtggagtcttaaccactggaccaccagggaagcccctccctgctTGCTCTTACTCCTGGGTCTTGTTTCTTGGAAGCGCTGTCCTTGTGAGCTGACTCTGAGGCACTGCAGTGCGAGGTGATGTGGGCAGTTGCCGGCACGGGCTCTGGGGTCCAGCCCACCTGCCTTCACATGCCAGCTGTAACTGACCAGCCTTTCACCTTGGGCGATTAATTAAGTGAacctctctctgcttcagtttcctgtCTGCGAAGCGGAGATTAACCACCCACCTTACAGGGTTGGGTGCGAAGAGTGAATGAGATAATATGGGAAGACTGTAGCCCTGGGCCCAGcatgggggaagggggggagccATGTAGCAGTGCGTCGCTGTTGAAAGCATAGATTCCCAACCTTTTTTTCATTAGCTCCCTTCACGCCCAGGTCCACTGTAGATATTTTTCCCCTAATTACCCCCACCCCATGAAATTGTTTAATACTACagattatagatatagataaatggatataTGTCTGTGCTTTATACGTGAAAAAAGTGAGATTTTTCTCCACTGCCCCCCAACTAATTTTTGCCTGATTgagaatgatttaaaataaagtaagttcAGAGAAAGAGATGCCTAATGTACTGTTTTATAACACATGTTTAATATAATCGTTCAGCAGTCAAAAGATATTCATAGATGCCTTCTCTGTGTCAGGCAGAGTGCTAGGCTAGACTGGGGATACAGCGGGGAGCAAAACAAACgtggtccctgccctcgtggaacTAAGAGGAAGGCGACATTAATCATACAAAACGTCATTAGGAAAGGAAAAGTACAGAAAGGTATGACAGTGTTTAATGAGTGTTCAGTAAGTGATGTTTCTGCTGAGTTCTGAATGAGGGGTGGGTAGGCCGTGAGGGGCCTGCTaggaagcattccaggcagaggagctgCGTGTGCAAAGGAGGCCCTGAGACCGGAAGCAGGAAATGCTCCTGTTCTGTCCCTCAAGGAACTGCATAGGGTCCAAGAGAGTGGTTGAAGTGGAAGTCAGGGACCAGAGCCTTCAGAGCCTCATACAGGATTTTGGTTTAAAATAtggacataaaaagaaaaaaaaggagtttgACCTCACCCCGAAAGGGGAACCATTCTActcataaataagtaaaacacaaCTGTCATTTAATTGTAGATTCGAGAACAtcttttgcaaaaatataaattaaaatcagtATATAGATCAAGCCAGTTTCTCAAGGCATTTGATATTTGGTAAATAAcgttagagaaaaaaaagcaaaggtaaaAACAACCTGTCCTGGTGAGGTTTAGTTATGCTTGTACCGCTTCTTGTTACTTCCTGATGTGCCGTTTATTTGGCAGGTGCCTTTGCTCTCACTTGGTAAGAATAAacatgttggatttttttttaagggccgAGAAGCAATGGAGTGGGTAATACATAAATTAAATGCTGAAATTGAGGAATTGACGGCTTCGGCAAGAGGGAGCATAAGGACACCAATGGCAGCAGCAGCATTTGTGGAGAAATGATAATGAAAGTTGATAACACCCAGTTCCCCAGGTCTCTACAAGCTGGcagtatatttatttgttatttaaaaaatacaactatatTTTCGgtagaattgtttttttaataagctgAAGAAGGACTATGTGACTTGATCAAAACAAAGAGGTGCAGTGTTTCTAAATCAAAGGGATTGGCTGAAATTAGTGTTGTCTGAAATGACTGATTTTGAGGATTCCAgtatttatgtaaaaatgtaacaatttttgaaaagtacTTGAAAATTGGTATTGGCTGATCAAACCTCCTTAAGGTAGAGTTCTAAAGCTTTTCATGCATTGGAACTCTACCTGTCTTTGGACCAACCCCAGAACCAAGCAGAGCCACCTCTTACATACCCACCACTGCCCTGCAATAAACTTGGAGAACTTGCATGAGGGAACTCACTTTTAAAGGAGAAACTGTatagttttaaaaagacattaattGTATAAAATAACTTGCTCTGCTATAAACCACCATTAAAAATCACAGTGTTTTAATTTTGTACTCAACATTTTTGGAGTAAAAATTATCATGAAAGTAATAACTGActccaacaaaaatatattttattgtgttaaaGAGTACTGTATTGATTTGCCAAAGTTTTGTAACTTAGTAAATGTATTACCTTCCTTGGATCTGTACTTTATGACTTAGTATGCTGTGTTGTGGGCTGGTTAtgttaactgaaaaaataaagtcattaccAGAATTTTGCACTACTCTAAACTTAAACAGAAGAACAGCTGTTCACATCTTTTAGCATTTCACATTTGCCTAACTTATCAATTGCCATGTGTCAAAATTGTGGTTCTGTAATTGCTAAAGCATGATATGTCAGGTTATTTGAATATAATTCCTTTTTGAAGTAACTGTGACCACAAAACATCTTTTTTACGTGAAGAGCTGTACATCATTTGAAATTACTCGAATGATGTCTTGATCTGAAGCATAAATCCCAGGgacttaatgtttttaaataatactgtgtcactgcaggggatgggggcggtggagaagaaaaaagaataatagggTGAAAAAAAAGCATTGACCTAAACTAACCAGTATGTGAATTGCTTTGCAGCTTTTATTTATGGGAAATCCTTGCTTTGGATGCCAGTGGGCAGCTGCAATCTGGAAAACAATCCAGTAAATGTtgtgttgttttgtattttgtagcAGGCAATTAATTATCAACCGTTAAATAAGAATACCTTTGATACTGGGAATTGTTgcatacagaatatttttgttaaaaggtGATGAGCTCTTGCCTTTATTTCACAGTACTTAAAGTGATAAACTTCTAGTCAGGTTTCCTATAAAAGAAACCAATTAATATATGTACCTAAACCACAAAAATAGTATACCAGGctatttgaaaattgtttttctatttaaaatattgtttagctTGCGACTTCTTAGGACATTTGTAAAAGCAAGTTAAAGCCAATaaggtttttgattattttttgtaaCCGGAGATggtttttacaattaaaataacatttcaacTAAACAAACCATTGCTAAATAATGATATTTAATAATAAGTTGCCTTGTATAACTTCTGAAAATTATACTTGTTCTGAAAAGTATAAGAATACCCTAATGATAAAAAGatttctaaacaaaattttatcctgtttttttt
Protein-coding regions in this window:
- the PRELID3B gene encoding PRELI domain containing protein 3B isoform X2, translating into MKIWTSEHVFDHPWETVTTAAMQKYPNPMNPSVVGVDVLDRHVDLSGKLHSHRLLSTEWGLPSIVKSLIGAARTKTYVQEHSVVDPVEKTMELKSTNISFTNMVSVDERLIYKPHPRDPEKTVLTQEAIITVKGVSLGSYLEGLMASTISSNANKGREAMEWVIHKLNAEIEELTASARGSIRTPMAAAAFVEK
- the PRELID3B gene encoding PRELI domain containing protein 3B isoform X1 — translated: MFINICWLGRNVCHPWETVTTAAMQKYPNPMNPSVVGVDVLDRHVDLSGKLHSHRLLSTEWGLPSIVKSLIGAARTKTYVQEHSVVDPVEKTMELKSTNISFTNMVSVDERLIYKPHPRDPEKTVLTQEAIITVKGVSLGSYLEGLMASTISSNANKGREAMEWVIHKLNAEIEELTASARGSIRTPMAAAAFVEK